The genomic interval TGAAGAGGTTGATGATGTCTCTTGGAAGGGAACTGTGGGACTTTAGATTTTCTGATGGCCATGGATGGCTTGCCGATGCGTCGTAGAGTTTCCTTCGTGTACAGTGTTTGAACAAATGGTGAAACTTTCTCCTTCAACTTGAGGATAACAATAAAGAGAAGCCTGCTAGTGACCAGAATGATTAACACTGCTCCTAAGTCCAACCATTTGGAGTGATGAGCTTGATACCCTAGCAACATTTCAAGGATCACTTCTCCTTTTATTTTTGGACCTCCTTGTAGACCAGAATCGATTTCCAACCCTATCAAGTCGTTCTTGTATGCACCCTGCGTTTGAATCAAACATGAACTCCAAATCTTATGTTTAGATAGTATTTTCTCCGAACAAAATTTTTTTTGCAATCCAACTGATGAAAAGAAACTACATCATCAAATTGGTCTTTTTCCCCCTTTGctaacaaaaactaaaagtaCCAAGTGTTATATAGTGTGGAGAGAGACCTTAATGGCGTTTGGTCTTAGGTGAAGTTTCATGTTTCTCCTTGAGTTTTGGTTTCAAAaactttttgtaattataaCCTAGGCAATATTTTACTTGGTTGGAAGCCCTTTCTTTAGGAGGGTTTTGTGGGTTTGGTTTTTTTGTATgtccttgtattctttcatttttttcctcgaTGAAAGTAGTTATTTCTATTAAGAAAATCAGAAACTAAAAGTACCTGTAAACCCCAAGCGCCAAAGTTAATGTATGATATTGGGTAACGCCAGAACACCTTAGGAAGATCAGGCACAAACCTAAAGTAACCAGAAGTCATCATCATGATTCCCTGCACAACTCACTTGTATTAAATCCctgttaaaatatatttgaagcTCTGAGTCTCCTATCAAGTCAAGTCAATCTTCACTTGTTTGAAAACATCTGAACCATTCAGACTAGTCATTAAAAAAGAACAGAAagtgaaatttgaatttttagcaTGGAGCTATAGGAAATTTTGTTTCAAGTGTTtatggaaaaaggaaaaagaaaaggtaaTAATTATTGACTTACAATGTAACCAGCTCCAATAATAACACCCATCAAAAAGTTGGGAACTAATGAAGCAATGATCATCATGATGCTTTCTACGACTGCAATGGAGCTGAGAAGGTCAAGGGAGATGTAAACGTAACGAGAGAACTCGGTTTCAAATTTGACCATGTAGAATACTATTGTTGCAGAAGCAATAGACATGAGAGCTAAGAATGGAAATGAAGATAGAAAATGTGACAGCGTGTATACAGCGATCCCATAATGCCCGTTCAGCCTTTCCTTGTGAAACACCTGTTTTACAAGGCAGatattcaaatatcaaaacaaTGAAATCTAATGCCATTTTTATAAAACATTTCTTCAGTTTCCATCAGTAGCCAATCTAAACCATTTGTTTCTTGTTCTAGACAAGTTTCTATACTTTCTAACAGCTAATGCACTCTCCCCCCCTTTTACTTCAAGCATTTTTCCCCGCCCCCTCGTTCTCACAAACTCAATATGCACGGTTGGCCTATTGAGCCTATCAGCTATTCACGATTTTATATAATGCCTTAAGAGGCTAATTGAACTTAGTGTTTCAACTGCATTTTCTATGTTATTCAATCGACTTAAAGATGGGGCAATGGGTTATCAAATGGGTTTAATAAAATGTTCATCTCAAGACTTAAGCAAAACATTGAGGTAAACTACCTTCATCTCTTCAATGAACGATGGAAAGCCTCCAATGGCCATGAAAGTCATAAATCCAGATATAAATCCTGCACACGATGCCCTTGCAAAGATATCAGAATAGCTTGTACCAACATTTATGAATATCGTGCCCACACATACGGATAAGAGTACGTAGATAATAATTCTTATCCAGTAGTATCCCAAATCTCTGGACATGTTCACCGTTGATCTTCTAGTCAATGTTGAGAGTTGCTTCCACCATTTGGCTTGGTTTCCACATTTCTTACTTGTTATAGAAAATCCTTCCTGCATCAAAACTGTTACTAGTAAGATCAGTGTTGAAATGATGTCGGTCCTTCCTGCACCTAAACCGTTTGCCTAGCATTATGTTAAtggaaaattaatataatgcaaGCTTACCATTTCTGATATCTCTCTCATCCTAATTTTCACTTTGGCCTCTCGCTCTGAGCATTTGTATTTCCCTATTAGTCTTGCTTTCATCTCTGCTGTTGAAAACTTCGATAAAGGGTCCACAGGTTTTTGGTTTTCCTTGAacaattgaaacaaaaaatggtaaacACGAAAGCTTAACACATGACAACAGAAAGCATCGAGTATTATTAATGGTGGCTGGCAATGTGAAGAATGCAGTATTTTTGTTTGTTGGACCGGACAAGGAAAAAGGACCAATTTTTATATAGCCGTAGAAAATATACAGGCTTATCAACCTATGTAAGTAAAACTGTTTATAAGTAGTTTGGTTGCACTTACTTTTTGAGAACTCATTAAAGTCATATTGACTGCATCGAAGTCTGAATTAATGCAGCGAAGGAAGTGATCAGAAGGATTTCTTAGCCTAGGACATGGAAATCCTGCTTCTGCAAAGAACTGCAAAATCAGAAAACACTGTTCGCATGAGATCGATTTCTCACTTGAATTCTGTTTGGAAAGTAGGATGAAAAGGATCTTGAAAATtggaatttaaataaatgatttttttttttttgttttctttttgtttttagctCAGATAGGGAAGTATACTTGTGGAAACACACATCTCCATCAATTTAACTTTATATTTACCTCAGCTGCCGTTTTTGATTCTCCAAAGTAAACAGCTTGGCCTCCTGAAAGTAGAAAAAGATCATCAAAGAGTGCAAAAACCTCACTGCTGGGCTGATGAATCGAACAGATCACAGTTCTTCCATCATGAGCAATGCTCCTAAGAGCTTGAATAACAAAGAAAGCAGCGGCACTGTCAAGGCCACTAGTCGGTTCATCAAGGAACAAGAGGCTTGGTCTGGTGAGGACTTCCATTGCAATGCCCAATCTTTTCTTCTCTCCCCCACTAATGCCTCTTAAATGCCAGTTTCCAACAATCCCGTCAGCACACTCTTGGAGACCCATTTCCAACAATGCTCCTTCCACAATATCATTTACTTCTTCTTTGGTCATAGAACTTGGAAGCCTCAAGTTGGCTGAATACGCTATGGTTTCTCTCACTGTTAGAGTTCCCAACATTGTATCTTCTTGGGTCACATAGGCCTGAAATTTTGGAGACAATTAGAAAAAGAGCAATTAACTATAAGAGTAGTAGATGATGTCTTAACATAGTAATCCTTGAGTTAAGACACATCAGCAGTTGAGACAATGAACATTCTCTGTTTTAAATCGGTTTCAAGTAAAAATGGAAATCAAAAGTTCATATTGGTTGATGATCTACATGCTAAAACTGACCACAATTCCGAAATCTAGCCTTCTTTTCTTCCCATTAAGAAGAATATTTCCTGTCAAGACTGCATTTTGTGCCAGTCGACCTGCAGAAACAAACTCAAAGAGAATGATCAGTGGTATGTCTCTAAGCTTAAGCTTTTATAATACCTCAGGGGCTGTTAATGTTAATATCTAATTAGCAGAAAactataaataaaatagttatggcctgaattataacaattttacaAGTGCCCCTTCGTGAaaattataatcaaatttccatATTATATCTTATGGGTAAAGTATCACATAGATATTCTCTCGTTACACCTTAAAGGTTCAGTCTAAATCATTATTGTGAATTTGATACTTTGAGATGTATGGAAAAAATTTCTTGTATGActgtgaaaatattttatactcCCTCCATTTATTGTTTgctataaaagaaatatttgaaaacagtgtgtgactataaaataaaataatatatcatctaATAATGTGTCAAACATTAAATAGAAGGAGTGTGAATTACCGTAGTATTAGAAACTTTTCAATTGGAGTTGAACCCAATGGTTTGTTCTATGCATTTAATGTGTGAAGATAATCAGAaacatttatttcattaccgAAATGAACTAAAGTGCATTGAATAATTTACTCAAATTATGGAAAAATTAGGTACATAAGAGAATATAGCTTAGTGCTAAAGCAAGGAAAGTTCGgcgaaatattaaatatttatgtaCTGCCATGTGAAGCTTTAATTACCCACTGGGTTCAAATAACTTTGTTGATTAACAATTTCTTTGCCTTGTAATCTatggtttaaaaatattttagattcTTGGCAAAAGGTTAAGTGTTCTGGAAAAAAAAGGTGTTggttaaaactttaaaaatgcATAAAAAATAGAGAGGAAAAGAAGATTTTTAGTAACACATTAGCCTtacttttgaaaatgaaatagtttTCAGATGGTGTTTATGTTTTCTAGATTCCATAGTGATTGAGAATGTCACTTTAATCAAAACTTCATAAATgggttgtttttgtttctaaatCACGATATAAATTTCAAAGGTAGAACATAGATTGATTAGTGAGAAAAACAGCTAAgcttggtattgattttgaaGCTTGGTAGCCCATATAAGCAGCGTATGCAGAAGGGGAAGAACATGAAAAAAACAGAGAActtagagggaaaaaaaaagaaaagaaaagaaaagaggatAGACAGAGAGTGAGGATGAAAGAGAACCTGCTAATGAGTCGAGAAGAGTGGATTTTCCAGAACCAGAAGGACCCATAATGGCCATGATTCTACCAGGCTCAGCATAGCCACTGAGACCATCAAGCAGGAGCCTTCTACTTTGTCCATTCCAGAGGTTTGGAACCATAACACTCAGATTTTCCCAAACCAAATACATGGAACCAGCAATGGCAACCTCCCCATACTTACTTTTTCTTCCTTCTGAGCTCTCTGCAACCTCCACAGAgcttctcccatttgccctctCCTCTTCAATCTCCATGAATGTGAGTCACACTTGCCACACCCTCCTGGTTTCCAGCCAACAATCTTTCTGTTTCTCTCTTTATGGCTATCACAACAAGCAGCATTTATATTATGTTCTTCTTGATCTTTGGCTATGTGTGTGCTCACTGCAACTGAAGATCTTAGAAGCAGTTGAAAACAATTTAAAGTTTTTATGAAGGGCTCTTAATTAGCCTCTCCCTTCTGAAAAGGAACGTAGGCAAATTTTCCGGTGTTTGGCCACATCACAAAAAGGACttctgaaaattttgaaaacaagatttaaaagaaatactCAACATTATTTACAAAGTGCTTCACTCAATAACCTTACTCTTAAATATCATCCCATCCTAAACACACCATTAGTATACaaaatcttttatttaaaaacagaACTATCAGAAGAACCATCAAACTTATTGTCGCTTAGTATGTTATTGTAAACCGTATGTTTGTTATATAAGTAAAGACAGCATATTAAGAAAGGAAAGCCCAAAGTGTAAGAGACATAAATGCGCATGTGCTTCAACATTGAATTCTCTTGGAATACAAAAGTACTATTTCATTCAATCAGAACTTTGATTTCTTCTAATATATCATTACAGTGTATTTAAGATTACATATTCAAGTATGCTCTATTCAGTGTATATTTGCTACTGCTAATTAGATGCCTAACTGCATATAGTTACGGTAATAAAGAGTTCTATACAACCAAGTAGTATTTCAAGTTTTAAATGTCACACATCCATCTTTCTTTTTACTTCCTCTGCTATCAATTTTGACATAACCTGTATAAGTAGGAGACATCTAAGTGAGATGTCCAATGTCATATCCGAGGCCTGTGTGTGTgttcgttatttatttttcctttgtttTAGTTCATGCAAATTGTGGATCCTCGTTTAGCATATTCGAGATGTCATCTACTCTCTCGGTCTGACAAGTGGTAAAGTGGGTGAGAGTTAATAGCAAGGGACATGTATTTAAAGAGCTAAAATTTCATTCGACAGCTAAGCTGTGGGTGGAAAATTTCTAATACTAACACGATATTCCCATTGTTCACACTTTGAATTTTGTCTTATCAACAAACAATAGATGGAGGTAATATGAAAAATTTTCCATCCTGATAGTACTAGATATTTTCCCATTTGAGAGTTAAGaaataaaagttgaaaaagGAACGGAGTTAAGTAAATATCCCACCAAACCTAACCAACAATGCAGATTTGGGAAAGCTTGAATAGTGAAAGAGTTACAAACATTTATGGGACAATTATGCACTTCTGCAAAAGTTCTTCATCTATGACCAGGTCTATTTAGGGATGTGAATTTCAAATTACTACTCATTGATGTTGTACTGCCAACTGCATATCTACCATTTCTAATGTTCCATCTCCCTAATTTCATATTCATAGATAATGACAAACAATTGTTAAACAGGAAGATTCGAACCCATTCCCTCTCTGTAAGGAAAAGTTCCATTCTCTGTTTTGAGGGCATTTGGAATCTGAAGTTTCAGCTAGTTCACGGTCGGAGGTCATGATGTATTCCTTCCATCTTCATGGTGCTGCTATGTTATGAAGAACCTGCAATAAGTCTGCAAAACGATGAAGAAAAATACAACACACAGCAGGGCTTCTCAGATTAGGAAAACTTAGGAACAGTTAATGTatccaaaggaaaaaaaacaaaatcctaAACCCGAGCACATTGCtgacctaattttttttttctcggtTTAGATGTGGCACATTGGTTTCTTCAATTAGGTCATAAAGATTTTGGCAGGCTGATGTCAAAAGTACTGGTGGACATATGGagggttttcattttttcttagaAAGTTACGAACAACCCACAAATGGAAGTTGCAGCTTAGTAGATAAGAATATGAATGTAAGACAAAAGAAacagaaatatatgtatgttacaCTCATCAATCTTAGTTATACTACATGAAATTCTGATAGTTCTCCAATTCTCCTTTCTTAGATGTGCCCAGATGCAGATTTCAATCCTACACATGGGTTAAATTATTATTCAGATTGTCAGAGGCAAGCTTAGGCATTCAAGACTGATGAAAAAAATGGATTATATAAGTTcaatcaataaaagaaaaataaattattacaaaGTGTGGGCAATGTAAATTGTATGAAATCAACCTCAAGCAAGAAAAATGTCAAAACAAAACTTCTCATCACCATATTGAAGAAATTCCATTGAAATATTTACTATCTGTATCCTTTTTTATCCCCTTCCTTGACACACGGATTTGCAGCTAACTACATACCTCTTAGAAATTACATTGTTATAGGTACAAGTTTGCCAAGTTATCGTTCTTGGTGCTTCTAGTTGAGAGGAGAGTTGAGACCTTCTTGAGAAGAAAGTGAATGAAGAGGTTGGTGCCTCTTAGAGGAAATAGAAGGCATTGTACGGAAGGAAGGCCTTCTCTCGAGATGTTGTAGAGTTTTCTTTGCGAAGATTGTCTGCAGCATTGGTGAAGCTCTTTCTTTCAATTTCAAGACAACAAAGAAGAGAATTCGGTACAGAAGAACGAGGAGCATGAGAGCTGTTAAGTCCCACCACTTGGAATGGTTTATGGGAATCCCATACATGTTGGTGATTACATACTCGCCACTCAACCTTGGCATTCCAGGTATCATTGGATCGAACTCGAGCCCGATCAAGTCATTTTTGTATGCACCCTGCATAAGGAATTCATATAATCCGTAAAATCATAATTGAACCATCCAATCTTCAATCATGACATGGAAGCTTTGAAGAGACTGGACATATCGAATTTTCAAGTATTTCAGTTCTACATTCTCTTTTATATCACTGAGGACATAAGTATCCTCCAATGTACATGGATTTGAAAAGCCTTGCAAGATGATACCTGTAGTGCCCAAGAGCCATAACTGAGATATGAGATTGGATACCGCCAAAATGGCTTTGGAAGGTCTGGCAATAATCTGAAGAAGCCAGAGGTCATCATCATGATGCCCTGAAGTAAAAAAGGAAAAcagaaattttttttacattggAGATGCAAAACATAAAATATGGAGAAGATACACAACGTTTTGGCTTCTGATCAACAAGGTTTATTGAGTTCTTACAATGATTCCAGCGCCTGTTATAATTCCCATCAGGAAGTTTGGAACCAGTGAAGCCACAACCATCATCAACCCTTCTATTACAGAAATGCAGCCAAAGATATTGAGGCAGAAGAATACAAAGCGGGAGAACTCCGGCCGATATTTCACCATGTAGAAGGTGATGGTCCCAGAAACAACTGAGATCGAAACCAAGAATGGGAAAGAAGAGATGAAGTTTGACAATATAAACACTGTAACTCCATAGTACCCGTTGAGCCTTTCTCTGTAAAACATCTGCAAAAGAATGGAActaaaacttcaaaaaaaaaaaaaaaaaaaaaacctaaggaAAAGCTTTCTTTTCCAATGTCAGATGTTTTACCTTCATTTCCTCAATAAAAGATGGAAAGCCACCTATAGTCATAAATGTCATGAAGCCAGTTACAAATCCACCACAGGCTCCTCGAGCAAAGATTGCAGTGTAACTGGTTCCAACATCAAAGTAGATGGTACCAACACATACGGACActatgacatatataattatCCTTAGCCAATAATACCCCACGTCCCTACACATATTCACGAATGATCGACGAGTCAATGTTGAGAGCTGCTTGAACCAACTAGCTTTGTCTCCTTTTTCATTCTCAACATCAAGTCCCTCCTGGAAAACATGAAACTGGTCATACAATTTTGTTCCAAAAATTGCTTGTTCATACAATTCATGTACTTCAATCACCTACAACTTCCAATAAGGTGATTTTATTATGTCCTTTTATCTCTTGAGGACTTGAGGTAGCAGAATCATGCTTACAATGGTGGATATTTCTCGAATTCTTGCCTTCACCCTACTTGCATACTTTGAGCTCCTATATTTTTCAACAAGCATTGACTTGATTTGAGCTGTTGCCAAATTCATGAAAGGGTCTGATGATTCTGGAATATCCTGCAAATTCAAAATCGTAAATAGAGGCACATATGAACGAACTATACATCAGAAAGtggaaactcaatccaccagtggttttaaacttatttacaaTTCAAAACTTCTTCTTACTCGAATTCTTAGAGACCCTTTGAGTGTCGCCGTAACGATATCGAAATCCGAATTTATACAACGAAGAAAGTGATCAGATGGATTCCTTCTACTTGGACATGGAAAGTTAGCTTCAGCAAAGAACTACAAAACAGATAAATCAAGCCAAAATAACAAGTGAGCAAAACATCAAACAGTTGGAAGGCAAAAAAAATCTGCAAGTTTGCATACCTGTACAGCCATTTTGGCTTCCCCAAAGTAAACAGCCTCACCTCCAGAGAGCAAAAAAAGGTCATCAAAGAGAGCAAAAACCTCACTACTCGGCTGGTGAA from Benincasa hispida cultivar B227 chromosome 10, ASM972705v1, whole genome shotgun sequence carries:
- the LOC120088023 gene encoding ABC transporter G family member 15-like isoform X1, with protein sequence MEIEEERANGRSSVEVAESSEGRKSKYGEVAIAGSMYLVWENLSVMVPNLWNGQSRRLLLDGLSGYAEPGRIMAIMGPSGSGKSTLLDSLAGRLAQNAVLTGNILLNGKKRRLDFGIVAYVTQEDTMLGTLTVRETIAYSANLRLPSSMTKEEVNDIVEGALLEMGLQECADGIVGNWHLRGISGGEKKRLGIAMEVLTRPSLLFLDEPTSGLDSAAAFFVIQALRSIAHDGRTVICSIHQPSSEVFALFDDLFLLSGGQAVYFGESKTAAEFFAEAGFPCPRLRNPSDHFLRCINSDFDAVNMTLMSSQKENQKPVDPLSKFSTAEMKARLIGKYKCSEREAKVKIRMREISEMEGFSITSKKCGNQAKWWKQLSTLTRRSTVNMSRDLGYYWIRIIIYVLLSVCVGTIFINVGTSYSDIFARASCAGFISGFMTFMAIGGFPSFIEEMKVFHKERLNGHYGIAVYTLSHFLSSFPFLALMSIASATIVFYMVKFETEFSRYVYISLDLLSSIAVVESIMMIIASLVPNFLMGVIIGAGYIGIMMMTSGYFRFVPDLPKVFWRYPISYINFGAWGLQGAYKNDLIGLEIDSGLQGGPKIKGEVILEMLLGYQAHHSKWLDLGAVLIILVTSRLLFIVILKLKEKVSPFVQTLYTKETLRRIGKPSMAIRKSKVPQFPSKRHHQPLHSLSSQEGLNSPIN
- the LOC120088023 gene encoding ABC transporter G family member 15-like isoform X2, whose translation is MLGTLTVRETIAYSANLRLPSSMTKEEVNDIVEGALLEMGLQECADGIVGNWHLRGISGGEKKRLGIAMEVLTRPSLLFLDEPTSGLDSAAAFFVIQALRSIAHDGRTVICSIHQPSSEVFALFDDLFLLSGGQAVYFGESKTAAEFFAEAGFPCPRLRNPSDHFLRCINSDFDAVNMTLMSSQKENQKPVDPLSKFSTAEMKARLIGKYKCSEREAKVKIRMREISEMEGFSITSKKCGNQAKWWKQLSTLTRRSTVNMSRDLGYYWIRIIIYVLLSVCVGTIFINVGTSYSDIFARASCAGFISGFMTFMAIGGFPSFIEEMKVFHKERLNGHYGIAVYTLSHFLSSFPFLALMSIASATIVFYMVKFETEFSRYVYISLDLLSSIAVVESIMMIIASLVPNFLMGVIIGAGYIGIMMMTSGYFRFVPDLPKVFWRYPISYINFGAWGLQGAYKNDLIGLEIDSGLQGGPKIKGEVILEMLLGYQAHHSKWLDLGAVLIILVTSRLLFIVILKLKEKVSPFVQTLYTKETLRRIGKPSMAIRKSKVPQFPSKRHHQPLHSLSSQEGLNSPIN
- the LOC120088024 gene encoding ABC transporter G family member 15-like is translated as MEIEAVGGSHSHGGDALRRGDERGTYLVWEDLTVVLPNFSDSPTKRLLNGLRGYAEPGRIMAIMGPSGSGKSTLLDTLAGRLSKNVVMTGNIFFNGKKRKLGYGDVAYVTQEDILLGTLTVRETISYSAQLRLPSSMTKDELNSIVDATILEMGLQDCADRLIGNWHLRGISGGEKKRLSVAVEILTRPRLLFLDEPTSGLDSASAFFVIQTLRNVARDGRTVVSSIHQPSSEVFALFDDLFLLSGGEAVYFGEAKMAVQFFAEANFPCPSRRNPSDHFLRCINSDFDIVTATLKGSLRIRDIPESSDPFMNLATAQIKSMLVEKYRSSKYASRVKARIREISTIEGLDVENEKGDKASWFKQLSTLTRRSFVNMCRDVGYYWLRIIIYVIVSVCVGTIYFDVGTSYTAIFARGACGGFVTGFMTFMTIGGFPSFIEEMKMFYRERLNGYYGVTVFILSNFISSFPFLVSISVVSGTITFYMVKYRPEFSRFVFFCLNIFGCISVIEGLMMVVASLVPNFLMGIITGAGIIGIMMMTSGFFRLLPDLPKPFWRYPISYLSYGSWALQGAYKNDLIGLEFDPMIPGMPRLSGEYVITNMYGIPINHSKWWDLTALMLLVLLYRILFFVVLKLKERASPMLQTIFAKKTLQHLERRPSFRTMPSISSKRHQPLHSLSSQEGLNSPLN